One genomic segment of Pseudomonadota bacterium includes these proteins:
- the rnt gene encoding ribonuclease T has protein sequence MSRRFRGFLPVVVDVETGGFNCATDALLEIAAVLIEFGPDGRLRRGETHQYHVRPFEGANLEPASLAVNGIDPFHPLRPALPEKDALGRVFTEIRAAMKAQDCRRAVLVGHNAAFDLGFMNAAVARAEIKRNPFHPFSCFDTATLAGAAFGQTVLAKAAQVCGVIWDSNEAHSAKYDAERTADIFCEVCNALDGVWRKADVRAQALWGGPVEEGAG, from the coding sequence ATGAGCCGGCGCTTTCGCGGTTTCCTGCCCGTGGTCGTCGACGTCGAGACCGGCGGGTTCAACTGCGCGACCGACGCGCTGCTCGAGATCGCGGCGGTGCTCATCGAGTTCGGGCCCGACGGGCGGCTGCGGCGCGGCGAAACGCACCAGTACCACGTGCGTCCGTTCGAAGGCGCCAATCTGGAGCCCGCCTCGCTGGCCGTGAACGGCATCGATCCGTTTCATCCGCTGCGTCCGGCGCTGCCGGAGAAAGACGCACTCGGGCGCGTCTTCACGGAAATCCGCGCGGCGATGAAAGCGCAGGATTGCCGCCGGGCGGTGCTGGTCGGTCACAACGCTGCGTTCGATCTTGGCTTCATGAACGCCGCCGTCGCGCGCGCCGAGATCAAGCGCAATCCGTTCCACCCGTTCTCGTGCTTCGACACCGCCACGCTGGCCGGTGCCGCATTTGGCCAGACCGTGCTGGCCAAAGCCGCGCAGGTCTGTGGAGTCATCTGGGATTCGAACGAAGCGCACTCGGCCAAATACGATGCCGAGCGCACCGCCGACATCTTCTGCGAAGTGTGCAACGCGCTCGACGGGGTGTGGCGCAAGGCGGACGTCCGCGCGCAGGCCCTGTGGGGCGGCCCGGTTGAAGAGGGTGCCGGGTGA
- the aceE gene encoding pyruvate dehydrogenase (acetyl-transferring), homodimeric type: MTEIMKLEDQDPIETREWLESIDSVLKTQGAERAHYLLEQLIDFTRRSGAYLPFRPNTAYLNTISTAHEPSYPGNREFEKRIEACIRWNALAMVLNANKVSSEYGGHLSTYASSATLYEVGFNHFWRAASEQHPGDMVFVQGHASPGIYARAFLEGRLSEDQLRHFRQEASGDGLSSYPHPWLMPNFWQFPTVSMGLGPMMAIYQARFLRYMENREMVPVSDRKVWAFLGDGEMDEPESMGALTLPVREKLDNLVFVVNCNLQRLDGPVRGNGKIIQELEAAFMGAGWNVIKVVWGSRWDPLLARDNDGLLKRVMEECVDGEYQNFKAKGGAYTRENFFGKYPELKEMVANMSDDDIWRLNRGGHDARKVFAAYTAAMNHKGQPTVILAKTVKGFGLGKAAEGQMVAHQQKKLDEAALRDVRDRFNIPLTDEQVGKLALVKPADDAPEMKYLHEQRKSLGGYLPARKIVAKPLVIPELSAFSAMLEGTGDREISTTMAFVRILTMLLKDKNIGKNVVPIVPDEARTFGMEGLFRQIGIYSSAGQLYTPVDSDQLMSYREDKKGQMLEEGINEAGSTCSWIAAGTAYANHGTHMVPFYIYYSMFGFQRVGDFYWAAGDLRTRGFLLGATAGRTTLAGEGLQHQDGHSLLHAATVPNCVAYDPTYAYELAVIIQDGMRRMFANDESVFYYIAVMNENYVQPALPKGVEEGILKGMYLLQTGGAGKVRVSLMGSGTILREVIAAADILAKDFNIPSDIYSAPSFSELRREALEIERWNRLHPAETPRTPYVKQALSKATGPFIAATDYMRAWPDMIREWVPGRFVTLGTDGFGRSDGRSALRKHFEVDAKNIVYASLHALAEEGALDKGTLRTALNKLGLDPNKLDPQKA, translated from the coding sequence ATGACGGAAATTATGAAGCTCGAAGATCAGGATCCGATCGAGACACGCGAGTGGCTCGAGTCGATCGATTCAGTATTGAAAACTCAAGGCGCGGAGCGCGCGCATTACCTGCTCGAGCAGCTGATCGATTTCACGCGCCGCTCCGGCGCCTATCTTCCGTTCCGTCCGAACACCGCGTATCTCAACACGATTTCGACCGCGCACGAACCTTCCTATCCGGGCAATCGTGAATTCGAGAAACGCATCGAAGCGTGCATCCGCTGGAACGCACTCGCGATGGTGCTCAACGCGAACAAGGTGTCGAGCGAATACGGCGGCCACCTGTCGACCTACGCGTCGTCAGCCACATTGTACGAAGTGGGCTTCAACCATTTCTGGCGCGCCGCCTCGGAGCAGCATCCCGGTGACATGGTGTTCGTGCAGGGTCACGCCTCGCCCGGCATCTACGCGCGTGCGTTCCTCGAAGGCCGGCTGAGCGAAGACCAGCTGCGGCATTTCCGCCAGGAAGCTTCCGGCGACGGGCTGTCGTCGTATCCGCATCCCTGGCTGATGCCCAACTTCTGGCAATTCCCGACCGTGTCGATGGGCCTCGGGCCCATGATGGCTATCTACCAGGCGCGTTTCCTGCGTTACATGGAAAACCGCGAGATGGTGCCCGTCTCGGACCGCAAGGTCTGGGCCTTCCTCGGCGACGGCGAGATGGACGAGCCCGAGAGCATGGGCGCGCTGACGCTGCCGGTGCGCGAGAAACTCGACAACCTCGTGTTCGTCGTCAACTGCAACCTGCAGCGGCTCGACGGTCCGGTGCGCGGCAACGGCAAGATCATCCAGGAGCTCGAGGCCGCGTTCATGGGTGCCGGCTGGAACGTCATCAAGGTCGTCTGGGGCTCGCGCTGGGATCCGCTGCTGGCGCGCGACAACGACGGTCTGCTCAAACGCGTGATGGAAGAGTGTGTCGACGGCGAGTACCAGAATTTCAAGGCGAAGGGCGGCGCGTACACACGCGAGAACTTCTTCGGCAAGTATCCCGAGCTCAAGGAGATGGTCGCCAACATGTCGGACGACGACATCTGGCGCCTGAATCGCGGTGGCCACGACGCGCGCAAGGTGTTCGCGGCCTACACGGCGGCGATGAATCACAAGGGCCAGCCCACCGTGATCCTGGCGAAGACCGTCAAGGGTTTCGGTCTAGGCAAGGCGGCCGAAGGCCAGATGGTGGCCCACCAGCAGAAGAAGCTGGACGAGGCCGCGCTGCGCGACGTGCGCGACCGTTTCAACATCCCGCTCACCGACGAACAGGTGGGCAAACTCGCGCTCGTGAAGCCGGCGGACGACGCGCCGGAGATGAAATACCTGCACGAGCAGCGCAAGTCGCTCGGTGGCTATCTACCCGCGCGCAAGATCGTGGCCAAGCCGCTGGTCATCCCGGAGCTGTCCGCGTTCAGCGCGATGCTCGAGGGCACGGGCGACCGCGAGATCTCCACCACGATGGCGTTCGTGCGCATCCTCACGATGCTGCTCAAGGACAAGAACATCGGCAAAAACGTCGTGCCGATCGTTCCCGATGAAGCGCGTACCTTCGGCATGGAAGGCCTGTTCCGCCAGATCGGCATCTACAGCTCCGCCGGCCAGCTCTACACGCCGGTCGATTCCGACCAGCTCATGTCCTATCGCGAGGACAAGAAGGGCCAGATGCTCGAAGAGGGCATCAACGAGGCGGGTTCGACCTGCTCATGGATCGCCGCCGGCACGGCGTATGCGAATCACGGCACGCACATGGTGCCGTTCTACATCTACTACTCGATGTTCGGCTTCCAGCGCGTCGGCGACTTCTACTGGGCCGCGGGCGATCTGCGCACGCGCGGCTTCTTGTTGGGTGCGACCGCAGGCCGCACGACGCTCGCGGGCGAGGGCCTGCAGCACCAGGACGGACACAGCCTGCTGCACGCGGCTACCGTGCCGAACTGCGTCGCCTACGACCCGACCTACGCGTACGAGCTCGCCGTGATCATCCAGGACGGCATGCGGCGCATGTTCGCGAACGACGAGAGCGTCTTCTATTACATCGCGGTGATGAACGAGAACTACGTGCAGCCCGCGCTGCCGAAGGGCGTCGAGGAAGGCATCCTCAAGGGCATGTACCTGTTGCAGACCGGCGGTGCCGGCAAGGTGCGTGTCTCGTTGATGGGCTCGGGCACGATCCTGCGTGAAGTCATCGCGGCGGCGGACATCCTCGCCAAGGACTTCAACATCCCCTCCGACATCTACAGCGCGCCGAGTTTCTCGGAGCTGCGCCGCGAGGCGCTCGAGATCGAACGCTGGAACCGGCTGCATCCCGCCGAGACGCCGCGCACGCCATACGTCAAGCAGGCGTTGTCGAAGGCCACCGGGCCGTTCATCGCCGCCACCGACTACATGCGTGCCTGGCCCGACATGATCCGCGAGTGGGTGCCGGGCCGTTTCGTGACGCTCGGCACCGACGGCTTCGGCCGCTCGGACGGCCGCAGCGCGTTGCGCAAACATTTTGAAGTCGATGCGAAGAACATCGTCTATGCCTCGTTGCATGCGCTCGCCGAAGAAGGCGCGCTCGACAAAGGCACGCTCCGGACCGCGCTCAACAAGCTCGGCCTCGACCCTAACAAGCTGGATCCGCAGAAAGCATGA
- the pyrC gene encoding dihydroorotase: MQIEIRRPDDWHLHLRDGAALAAVLPFTAARFARAIVMPNLKPPVTTTAAALEYRARILAALPPGDDRGARFTPLMTLYLTDRSDPAEMVRAKDSGAVFACKLYPAGATTNADSGVTDIRRIDAVLERMSELGLPLLVHGEVTARHVDVFDRETRFIDEVLAPTIERFPQLRVVFEHITTKIAADFVRGARDGVGATITPQHLLHNRNALFEGGIRPHYYCLPILKTEADREALLAAAVSGNPRFFLGTDSAPHAQHTKENACGCAGMFSAHAGIELYAEAFESAGKLDKLEGFASDFGADFYGLPRNTEKITLVKREWRPPANYPLGDGNLVPMRANEPVAWQLAA, translated from the coding sequence ATGCAAATCGAGATTCGCCGCCCCGATGACTGGCACCTGCACTTGCGCGACGGCGCCGCGCTGGCGGCTGTTTTGCCGTTTACCGCGGCGCGATTCGCGCGCGCCATCGTGATGCCCAATCTGAAGCCGCCAGTCACCACGACGGCCGCGGCTCTCGAATATCGAGCACGCATCCTGGCCGCATTGCCCCCGGGCGATGACCGCGGCGCGCGTTTCACGCCGCTGATGACGCTGTACCTGACCGATCGCAGCGATCCGGCCGAAATGGTGCGCGCCAAGGACAGCGGCGCGGTGTTCGCCTGCAAGCTGTACCCCGCCGGTGCAACCACCAACGCGGATTCCGGCGTCACCGACATCCGCCGCATCGACGCGGTGCTCGAGCGCATGAGCGAGCTCGGGCTGCCGCTGCTCGTGCACGGCGAAGTGACCGCGCGTCACGTGGACGTGTTCGACCGCGAGACGCGCTTCATCGACGAAGTGCTGGCGCCGACGATCGAGCGTTTTCCGCAGCTGCGCGTCGTGTTCGAGCACATCACGACCAAGATCGCGGCGGATTTCGTGCGCGGCGCGCGCGACGGCGTCGGCGCGACCATCACTCCCCAGCACCTGCTGCACAATCGCAACGCGCTTTTCGAGGGCGGTATCCGCCCGCACTATTACTGCCTGCCGATCCTCAAGACCGAAGCGGATCGCGAAGCCCTGCTCGCGGCCGCCGTGAGTGGCAATCCGCGGTTCTTTCTCGGCACCGACAGCGCGCCGCACGCGCAGCACACCAAGGAAAACGCCTGCGGTTGCGCCGGCATGTTCTCCGCGCACGCGGGCATCGAGCTGTACGCCGAGGCGTTCGAGTCGGCGGGCAAGCTCGACAAGCTCGAAGGGTTTGCGTCCGACTTCGGCGCGGATTTCTACGGCCTGCCGCGTAATACGGAGAAAATCACGCTCGTGAAGCGCGAATGGCGCCCGCCGGCTAACTACCCGCTGGGCGACGGAAACCTCGTGCCGATGCGCGCGAACGAACCGGTCGCCTGGCAGCTGGCCGCCTGA
- a CDS encoding dihydrolipoyllysine-residue acetyltransferase codes for MSTVEVKVPDMGNFESVTVIDVLVKPGDVIDIDTPLVTLETDKATMDVPSTVKGVVEKVHVAKGGSVAAGALIVSVKSDAASSAATPAAAPPPAATKAAAPPASAAPAPAPAVIGSIDVRVPDMGSFDSVAVIDVLVKPGDTVDFDTPLATLETDKATMDVPSTAKGVVEKVHVAKGGKLSPGALVVTVKGVSVAAPAAAAKPAAAAAPEKPASIARPAAPQGVQQVLAPARGGLPPVDEASFGAAHGSPSVRKFARELGVNLGSVRGSGEKGRILLDDVKAFVKLVMSGGGPVAAAPALPKAHNYDASAFGEVEIKPLNRVQKISGPRLQAAWINIPHVTQFDESDITELEKLRGTLKEKAAAAGVKVTPLAFIVQAAVRAMREFPTLNSQLDDAGQNLVLKKFFNVGFAADTPNGLLVPVIKGADKLDVFAVAKALGDLSAKARDGKLPGADMQGAGFTISSLGGIGGTMFTPIINSPEVAILGVSKSAMKPVWDGKQFAPRLLLPLSFSYDHRVIDGALGARIAKFLADTLAKPADLVGAMS; via the coding sequence ATGAGCACGGTTGAAGTAAAAGTCCCCGACATGGGGAATTTCGAGTCGGTGACCGTCATCGACGTGCTGGTCAAGCCGGGCGACGTCATCGACATCGATACGCCGCTGGTCACGCTCGAGACCGACAAGGCCACGATGGACGTGCCGTCCACGGTGAAGGGCGTCGTCGAGAAGGTGCACGTCGCGAAGGGCGGTTCCGTCGCAGCCGGCGCGCTGATCGTCAGCGTGAAATCCGACGCAGCTTCGAGCGCCGCCACGCCCGCCGCGGCTCCGCCTCCTGCCGCGACGAAAGCCGCGGCGCCGCCGGCCAGCGCCGCGCCCGCGCCGGCTCCCGCGGTCATCGGTTCGATCGACGTGCGCGTGCCCGACATGGGCAGCTTCGATTCCGTGGCCGTCATCGACGTGCTCGTGAAGCCCGGCGATACGGTCGATTTCGACACGCCACTCGCCACGCTCGAGACGGACAAGGCCACGATGGACGTCCCGTCCACGGCCAAAGGCGTGGTCGAGAAAGTGCATGTCGCCAAGGGTGGCAAGCTGTCGCCCGGCGCGCTGGTCGTCACGGTGAAAGGCGTTTCCGTCGCGGCTCCCGCAGCCGCGGCAAAGCCTGCGGCCGCCGCGGCGCCTGAAAAGCCGGCATCTATCGCCAGGCCAGCCGCGCCGCAAGGCGTCCAGCAGGTGCTGGCACCGGCGCGCGGCGGATTGCCACCCGTCGACGAAGCCAGCTTCGGCGCGGCGCATGGCTCGCCTTCGGTGCGCAAATTTGCCCGTGAGCTCGGCGTGAATCTCGGCAGCGTGCGCGGCAGCGGCGAGAAGGGCCGCATCCTGCTCGACGACGTGAAGGCCTTCGTGAAGCTGGTGATGTCGGGCGGTGGCCCGGTCGCCGCGGCTCCCGCGCTGCCGAAGGCACACAACTACGACGCGTCCGCCTTCGGTGAGGTCGAGATCAAGCCGCTGAACCGCGTGCAGAAGATCTCCGGGCCTCGTCTGCAGGCGGCGTGGATCAACATCCCGCACGTCACGCAGTTCGACGAGTCGGACATCACCGAGCTCGAGAAACTTCGTGGCACGCTCAAGGAAAAAGCCGCCGCCGCGGGCGTCAAGGTGACGCCGCTGGCGTTCATCGTCCAGGCGGCGGTGCGCGCGATGCGCGAGTTCCCGACGCTGAACAGCCAGCTCGATGACGCGGGCCAGAACCTGGTGCTCAAGAAATTCTTCAACGTCGGCTTCGCGGCCGACACGCCGAACGGCCTGCTCGTGCCCGTGATCAAGGGCGCCGACAAGCTGGACGTGTTCGCGGTCGCCAAGGCGCTCGGCGACCTCAGCGCGAAGGCGCGCGACGGCAAACTACCCGGCGCCGACATGCAGGGCGCGGGATTCACGATCTCGAGCCTGGGCGGCATCGGCGGCACGATGTTCACGCCGATCATCAATTCACCCGAGGTGGCCATCCTCGGTGTGTCGAAGTCCGCGATGAAACCCGTCTGGGACGGCAAGCAGTTCGCGCCGCGATTGCTGCTGCCGCTGTCGTTCTCGTACGACCATCGCGTCATCGACGGCGCGCTCGGCGCGCGCATCGCGAAGTTCCTCGCGGATACGCTCGCGAAACCCGCCGATCTCGTCGGGGCGATGTCGTGA
- the grxD gene encoding Grx4 family monothiol glutaredoxin codes for MAEDVVSRIKTHIGSNPAVLFMKGTPDFPQCGFSAQAVAALRASGVSDFHHVNIFEDPELREALKKFSNWPTYPQLYVNGELLGGCDIVLDMHRSGELKKTLAEAGAK; via the coding sequence GTGGCCGAAGACGTCGTCAGTCGAATCAAGACCCATATCGGGTCCAATCCCGCGGTGCTGTTCATGAAGGGCACGCCGGATTTTCCACAGTGCGGGTTTTCCGCCCAGGCCGTGGCCGCATTGCGCGCCTCGGGTGTCAGTGATTTCCACCACGTGAACATTTTCGAAGATCCCGAGCTGCGTGAAGCGCTCAAGAAGTTCTCGAACTGGCCCACCTACCCGCAGCTGTATGTGAACGGCGAGCTGCTCGGCGGCTGCGATATCGTGCTCGACATGCACCGCAGCGGGGAGCTCAAGAAGACTCTCGCGGAAGCCGGAGCGAAGTAG
- a CDS encoding urate hydroxylase PuuD, which yields MKIFTNHRYALVTGIVLAVLLAVGLSSTVESGIVFNQLALARWVHIVAGVFWIGLLYYFNAVQTPGLADAAADKGGPGGAGVNKYIAPRALFWFRWAALATWLAGAWLLGANFVPAFTLGATIDGGSFYHLKIGIGAWLGTIMLFNVWGLIWPNQKKILGIKPASDEEKAKARKVALYASRTNFILSFPMLLCMAGSSHGLPF from the coding sequence ATGAAAATATTCACGAATCACCGTTACGCACTTGTCACTGGCATCGTGCTGGCGGTTCTTCTTGCTGTAGGACTGAGCTCGACCGTCGAGTCGGGCATCGTATTCAATCAATTGGCGCTAGCACGCTGGGTGCACATCGTTGCCGGTGTGTTCTGGATTGGCCTGCTCTATTACTTCAACGCCGTTCAGACCCCGGGTCTGGCCGACGCGGCGGCGGATAAGGGGGGGCCCGGCGGTGCTGGCGTCAATAAGTACATTGCGCCGCGCGCGTTGTTCTGGTTCCGCTGGGCTGCACTCGCGACTTGGCTTGCGGGAGCGTGGTTGCTAGGCGCCAACTTCGTCCCGGCATTCACACTGGGCGCAACGATCGACGGCGGCAGCTTCTATCATCTGAAAATCGGTATTGGAGCTTGGCTCGGCACCATCATGTTGTTCAATGTCTGGGGTCTGATCTGGCCGAATCAGAAGAAGATTCTCGGTATTAAACCCGCGAGCGACGAAGAAAAAGCCAAGGCCCGTAAGGTGGCGCTCTACGCGTCGCGCACGAACTTCATCCTGTCGTTCCCAATGTTGTTGTGCATGGCAGGTTCATCTCACGGCCTGCCCTTCTGA